The DNA region ACCCTGCGATGTCCCACCATCACCAGTATAAGCATATGCCACCGCATCTTTATGCCGCTTTTTTAATCCCAGTGCAACTCCGGCTGCTTCGACATACTGAGCGCCAATGATAATCTGTGGGAACCAAGAATTAACCGGCTTATCATCCTCAGTCGTATACTCATTACCTTTAGCATGCCCACGTGACCATAAAATGGCTTTCCAAATTGGCCAACCTTTAGCAACAATTTGTGGAATATCACGATACCCAGGGAACAACCAATCATCATCTTTGAAGGCATACGAAGATGCCATTTGTGATGCTTCTTGCCCGGCCGTTGGAGCGAAAAATCCGAAACGTCCTTGCTTTGCAAGTTTGGTTGATCGAATATCTAGTTGTCGACTCCAAAGCATTCGCTTCATGATATTAATTAAATCATCATCAGCCAACTCAGCTCGAGATAATGCATCTTCATCAATGATTTCACCCGCATTATTTAAAACTTGCAACATTGGAAATTGATCATCTTGAGCCTGAACTTGATAATCAAAGTCTAAAATTTTTTGGTTTAATTCAATAATATTTGCCATATTTGGCTCCTTTCTAATCATTACCATCACCGGTAAACAACGATGCCATTTCATCATTAGTAATCCCACCAAAATACTGACCATCTTGATGATTGGTTAATATTTTAGCAATCGTCTGTGGTTCAAATGGTTGGTCTAAGAAATCTTTTTCAATTTCTCGCCAATCACGAACCCCCAAAAAATCACCCGTAAAATTGATTGCTTGGATTTTACCATGTGCAATATTCGCTTGGACATCTACGCTACCGCCCTGAAATTTTGCATGATTCTCAAAATCAAAGGTTGGACTTCGACCATAATTCCAATCCCACGTTGCGAATCGTTCATCGCGCCAACGCTTAATATCGGCTAATTGCGCATCACTCAAATGGTATTCGCCATCTTGCCCTTTATTAGTCAAATAATATTTCAGAGCATTGATAAAATCATCAAGTGTTTGCGACTGGTCAACATAATCTTTAATGTTACCCACGCGAGCCCGAACAGATTTTACCGCTTTGGAGATAAATTTTTCATCAGCAACATTTAATGCCCGAACCATGGCCTCCACATCGGTATCCCACAACAATGTGCCATGGTGCATGAGGTAGCCACCTGCATAACGTTGCGCATTACCTGATACTTTTTTGCCATCTATTTCTAGATCATTACGACCAGACAACTGCGCATCTATTCCCAGCGAATGTAATGCATCATACATTGGCTGTACAAACTGTTTAAAGTTAACTTGACCACTCTGCTCAACTGGAACAAAAAATGTGAAACAAACATTTCCTAAATCATGATAGACGGCACCGCCACCGGACATCCGTCGCACAACCTGAATGTCAGATTGCTCAATATAGTCATGATTAATTTCACCAAATGTATTCTGATTTTGCCCAATAATCACCGCTCTTTTATTCTGCCAGAGTGCAAAAACTGGTTCACGCGGTTTCAGGTTGTACAACAACCAACTATCCATCGCGATATTCATATAGGCATCAGTACCCAAATAATTAATAAATCGCATCACGTCACCTGCTTCATCATTTCAACATGTAAGTCAATTATGTAAGCGCTTACTTTATCTATACATTTAGTATACCACTTTTATAACGTCTGAAATCATGATTCTATTTTTTCGTTGCAAAGAAAAAAGATTAACGTCAATCGTTAATCTTTCCATGGCATCACTATTAAACTTACATGCCCTTCTAGCGTATCTTACGCATTTAATTTGAATGCTGGTGCGTAAACCAATTTGCCATTTGTTTGAGCCAAGTCAACTAAAGGCTTAACCATAAAATAATCATCAGGTACCGGCATTGGTGCGGTAATGTTGAATTGGCTTGCTGTTTGATAACCAAATACTTGATAGTATGCTGGTTCACCTAGGATACTGATAAAAGCAAATTTTTTATCAGCAGCCAATTGTTCAGCTGCACGCAATAATTCACCCCCAATCCCTTGGTGTTGATATTCAGGCAATACTGATAACGGTGCTAAAACCAGACCTGTCGTCTGACCAACACTAGCCTCACTCAACATCACATGGCCAACGACCTTGGCTGCTTGTTGCCATACCAATTCAAAAATTTTATTTTTTTGATCCTGCCGCAAATCAAATACAAGCTCATTTTCACCCTGATACCCATATTTTGATTGTGCAAATGCCATTTGGATCGTTGTTTGAACCTCTGTTGCCATCTGCTTTTTATAAGTTGTTATTCCCATTTAATACCTCTATTATTCCGACATTATGTTTTAATTTTGACCGTCAATAATAGCAAATTCAAAATCAAAGCACATATGTTTGAAGTGCTTGTGCAACACCAGAATGATTATTGTCCGCAGTTGTAAAATGAGCTGCTGCTTTAATCCGTTCAATCGCGTTACCCATCGCAATACTGGTTCCAGCTACCTCAATCATCGATAAGTCATTCTCTTGATCACCAATAGCCATTGTTTGTGTCATTTCAACGCCTAACTCATTTGCTAAGGCTATTAATGCATTTCCCTTTGATGCAGCTTGATTAATAAATTCTAAGTTATTAGCCGTCGATCGAATAACTGATACGGCATTCATTATACTGTCTGGCACTAATGCCTGTACCCGGTCTAATTCGGCTGACTCAGCATTGGCGATTCCTTTTGTAATTTCAACATGTTTTAATGCCGTTTCATCATCCAATACTCGAAGGGGTAAGTTAACCAACGAGTTTTCAAAACTTGCCCATGGATGTACAAGATGGTTAGTTGTATATGCCATTGATTGACTCTCCACCTGAATATATGTCGCTTGTTCACGCATAAATTGGTTGATTAATTGCCACTCGTCAAATGCTAACGGTGCTGAAAACAAAATTTTTGAGCCGTCTGCTGTTTGCATCAAGCCACCATTATGGGTGATGACATATTGATCAGCACCTTTAATATTTAATTCATCTAAGATTGGTTGAACACCAGGCAATGGTCGTCCCGTTGTAATAACAATTTTGACATCTTGTGCAATTGCTTGTTGAATCGCATCCTTAACGTCTTTTGTAATTTCATGGTTATCATTTAATAATGTACCATCAATGTCAATTGATACAATTTTAATATCACTCATAACTACTCTTCCTATTCTTTGTCTCCTACTATTATAGCAAGTTTGCAAATAAAAAGGGCCAAACTCTGTTTAGCCCCAATTATGAATCGTTTATCTTATAAATGACCAAGATTTGAAATCATGACTCCACCAATGACAACGAGTACGGCACCAATTGCGGCAAATACCAACTGTCGCTTAGATTTTTTCTCACCAAGAATATAAATACCACCAAACACGCCAACGACAATTCCCATTTGTGACAATGTAGTTGCGACTGCTTGACCAATTTGTGGATTAGCGGCCGAAATAAACATAAAGACATTTCCTGTCGCCCAAACCAAGCCGGTCACAATGTTACGCCAAGTCCATTTTTGGAACATTATATCTTTTTCTTTCAAAAAGAACACAACAATAATCAATGCACCTAAAACTTGTCCAATCGATTGTGGTCCAACAATCGATGTCATATAGTATAGCCCCGTATCATTTGGTGCTGCATGGACTGCATTTGAAATGTAACCAATTTTATGCAACAAATTAGGAAATACGAAATACATCATATACCCTAACGTTGAAATCGCAATCGCAAACATACCTGCACCAAAATTATAATTTGGATTCATATTTTTAGTGCCATGCGCATCTGGCAACGAAGTTAAGATAGCCCCAACCACCACTGAAATAATTGCTAATGAACCAAATAACCACATCTTACCTGTACGCCATTCGCCAAGGACTGCTGCAGCCATTAAAGCGTTCGTAATGATTTGGCCAGCCGTAGACAAAGGATTCCCAACTGAAACACCGACCTTTTTAAAGCCAATAAATTGGCCAGCGGTCCCCACAGCCCAGAATAAACCTGAGATGAAGCCAACCAACCAAATTCTTGGATTAAAGGCGAAATCTGCGCCCGCCATTGGTAAAACATATAAGAACATTGTGCCTAATCCAAAAATTAGAGCACCAAAAGTCATCCCTAACGTTCCCTGTCCGGCAGACCCGCCCATTTTCGTTGTAACAATCCCGGTAGCTCCCCATGCGAGCGCTGGAATCAGCGCAATTAAAATTGATAAATGCATTGTAAGTCCCTCAAATTTTTCTAAAATATGCGTGGTTATCTCCACTTGTAAAAGTTTACCATAAAATGTAAGCGTTTACGTAAAAATGTTCCGAATTTTATTATTTTTATTTATTCAATTCAATCGTTATATTATGCGCAAACTATGGTAACAAAAAAACGAGTACAGCATCGTACTCGTTTTCGTAAGCGTTATTAGCTGTTAATCTTCCATTTGGAAAATTGAACCCTAACTAAAGAATAATCTAATTCTCTCGCTCAATTGACCCATTAATTACTTAACGGCGTCCTTCAATCCCTTACCAGGCTTGAAAGCTGGAATCTTTGATGCTGGGATATCAATTTCTTCGTTAGTTTGTGGGTTACGACCCTTACGAGCAGCACGTGTACGTACTTCGAAAGTTCCGAAACCGATCAATTGAACCTTTTCTCCAGCAGTCAATTCTTCTTGAATCGCTGCGAAAGTTGCATCAACTGCAGTAGTTGCATCCTTCTTTGAGAAACCTGCTTCTGCTACCTTGTTGATCAAGTCTTGCTTGTTAGCCATTAGACTATCCTCCTGATTTGTGAAAATCACATTTTAATTCCATAAAGTAAAATACTTTATGTCGTAATTAAATTTATCATAATTTAAAACTTATAACAAGCCTTTTTATATTAAAAATGCCGTTATACTGCGTTTTGTAACCGATTTTATCAAATAAAACGCTATTTTTCTGTACTTTCCCTACTTTTTGTATGAAAATGCAAAAAAATTACGTCCGTGCACGTTTAATCAAGTGTACTGGTGTGCCTGTAAAATCAAATGCCTTTCGAATCTGGTTTTCAAGGAAACGCTCATATGAGAAATGCATTAACTCAGGTTCATTGACAAACACAACAAAGGTCGGTGGTTGAATTGAAACCTGCGTCGCATAATACACACGTAGCCGTTTACCATTTCGATTAGGCGCCGGATTCAACGCAAGTGCATCCATAATCACTTCATTTAGCGTTGATGATTGAATGCGACGTTGATGGTTTTCGTTAACCTGTTTGATGATGGCAGGCAATTTGTTCAACCGTTGTTTTGTCAAAGCTGAGACAAAAATAATTGGGGCATAAGCTAAATATTGGAATTCAGTTCGAATCATCTCTTCAAAAGCGCTCATCGTATGATCATCTTTTTCAAGTGTGTCCCATTTATTGACAACAATAATGACTGCCCGCCCTGCCTCATGCGCATAACCTGCGACGTGTTTATCTTGTTCTCGGATACCTTCTTCAGCATTTAAGACCATCAAAACAACATTTGAGTCATCAATCGCACGCATGGCACGCATAACCGAATACTTCTCTGTATTCTCATACACCTTACCACGTTTCCGAATACCGGCTGTATCCACCATTGTAAATTCATCGCCTTCAGCCGTTGTAAACTTCGTGTCAATTGCATCTCGCGTTGTACCCGCAATATCTGAAACAATCACGCGATTTTCACCAAGTAAGGCGTTCACCAATGATGACTTACCAACATTGGGCCGTCCGATAAATGAAAAACGAATCGTTTCATCATCAGTTGCACCCGTATCTTCTGGAAAGTGCTTAACGATTTCATCTAATAAGTCACCTAACCCTGTACCGTGCGACCCAGAAATTGGGAAAGGTTCTCCCAGTCCGAGGGCGTAGAAATCAAAAATGTCGTTGCGCATCTCAAAATTATCAACTTTATTAACCGCAAGTACCACCGGTTTATTTGTTTTATACAATATTTTTGCGACTTGTTCGTCAGCATCAGTCAGCCCTTCACGACCAGAAACCATAAAAACAATGACATCCGCTTCATCCATCGCAATTTCAGCTTGTTGCTTGATTTCAGTCATAAATGGCTCATTACTCATTTCAATTCCACCAGTATCAATTAGACGGAATTCTTGAGTCAGCCACTCAGCACGCGTATAAATCCGATCACGCGTCACACCGGGTGTATCTTCAACAATCGAAATACGATCACCTGCAATACGATTAAAAATTGTCGACTTCCCAACGTTCGGACGTCCGACAATGGCTACCACTGGATAGGCCATAGCTACCTCTTTTCTAATACTCTTATCTACTATTAACGTACTAATTCATGTTAATATTATAACATTTTCGAAGCCAAAGAATTGATTTGTCGTCAGAAAATGAAAGAAGAGGTAGAACCATGAAAGTTCTACCTCTTCATTAGTAATTCAATTGATTTTAATCAAAATCCTTCAAATTAAACAAATCACCCAAAGTTGCATTACCTTCTTCTTCAGAAGTTGAGTAATTCATTGGGGCAGATTCGCGTTGGTTATTGCGACGACCACCGTTGTTGTTATTGTTGTTACGACGTGGACGACGCTCACCATCGTTGTTACCACCTTCACGTGCAGGTGCTTCAGTCAAAGCCTTAATTGACAATGACAAACGTTGCTTATCAGGGTTAACTTCAAGTACCTTCACTTGAACCTTATCTCCAGCCTTCAAAACGTCTGATGGGTTGTCAACGTGTTGGTGTGAGATTTGAGATACGTGAACCAAACCTTCAACGCCAGGGAACACTTCAACGAATGCACCGAAGTCAACAACACGCTTAACTGTTCCTTCCAGAACAGTTCCTTCAGGTGCCTTTTCAGCAGCAGCTTCCCAAGGTCCTGGTTGCGTTGCCTTAATTGACAATGAGATACGTTCCTTTTCAGCATCTAATCCCAATACCTTCACCTTAACGTCTTCACCAACAGACAATACATCTGATGGTTGAGAAACACGTTCATGTGAAATTTCTGAAACGTGAACCAATCCGTCAACACCACCAAGGTCGATAAAGGCACCAAAGTTAGTCATACGAGCAACTTTACCTTCAACAACATCACCAACATTCAATTCTTCGAAGACACGCTTCAAAGCTTCTGAACGTTCAGCATTCAAAACAGCTTTACGTGACAAAATCAAGCGAGATTCTGCTGAATTAATTTCAATAATCTTAGCTTTGATTGTTTGTCCCTTGTATTGGTTCAAATCTTGCACGAAACGATTCTCAATCATTGAGGCAGGAACGAATCCACGAACACCCGCAACGTCAACAACCAAACCACCCTTTACAACTTGAGTAACAGGGGCTTCAACAATGTCATCTTCATTGTACTTGCTTGCGATTTCATCCCATGCACGACGAGCTTCTAATTGGCGCTTTGAAAGAATCCATGAGTACCCTTCTTTTTCAGAAGTAATTGGCATCTTCACGACTGCTTCAATAACATCACCAACCTTGACCAATTCATTGACGTCAGCGTCACGATCAGCAGTTAATTCACGGGCTGGAATGACACCTTCAACACCGGCACCATCAATTCCAACTACAACTTGACGTGCATCATCAATAGCCAAGACTTCACCCTTAACAACATCTCCAACTTTAACGTCTGGTTGTGCATCTAGGGCAGCCAATAGCTCGTTGTTCTCTTCGTTCATTACAATAAATCCTCCTGGTCACACGAATGTGATAATACCATAATTATAAAGTAAAACTTTTCTAATTACTAGTGTTTCGTGTGACATTTTCAACATTAATTTTAACGTTTTCACGTCGATCTACATCACCGCTCAATTTTTTGATTAATTATCTGCTTTGCAGCAGCAACAACTTCTTGAATTGAAAGACCTGTAGTATCTAATTCTACCGCATCTGAAGCCTTTTTTAAAGGACTAATCTCACGATGTGAATCCAAATAGTCACGATGAGCAACTGCTGCTTGAATTTCTTCTAATGTATCCGTCATACCTTTTGTCTGATTTTCAGTAAAACGACGTGCCGCTCGTTCTTCAACTGACGCAATTAAAAATATCTTGACATCTGCATTTGGTAGAACAGTTGTACCAATATCTCGACCATCCATTACGACACCACCCTGTGCAGCAATATCACGTTGTAGTTGAGTCATTGCTTGCCGCACGGCTTCGTATGATGAAATAAGCGACACATTAGCGGTCACAATTGACGATCGGATGTCAGTAGTCACTTCTGTCTCATTTAAAAAGACCTTTTGGACCGGTTCACCGGGTGCAAAAGTAATATCAACTTGTGGCAATAACTGTGTTACTGCTTGCTCATCATTAAGATCAATTTTTGCTCGCAAAGCAGCCAAAGTAACAACACGATACATGGCGCCCGTATCAACATAAATATAACCAAAATCATTTGCCAATATTTTAGCAATTGTTGATTTTCCTGCTGATGCAGGTCCATCAATTGCAATTTGAATTGCGTTCATTTTATCTACCTAACTCTCTTGATTTCAATAAATAATCTTAACATAAAAATCACCTTCAAAACAATTGAAGGTGATTTGCTCATCACTACTTGATTTTTACGTCTTTACCAATCCATGAAGTATAATTATCTGCCGTTAACCCTGGATTTAAATTGTACAAATCAGAAACCGATACATTATGTTCAGCCGCAAAGCCAAACAAAGTTGGTCGACCAGACGGTAATTCTAACTTAACTGTATTTTGAGCGGCTTCAGAAGCTGCTTTTTCTGAATCCGACGCTGCTTTCTCTGAAGCAGCCTTCTCTGAGGCCGCTTTTTCTGACGCTGCCTTTTTAGCTTCATCCTTCTTAGAAGCCGCTTTTTTCGAACTTGAATTATTCTTTTCAACCTTTGATGTTGATGTCGTTGTCGAATTTTCTGATAATGAAGCGACTGCTGTTGTCTGTGCAGGTTTATTCAACTCTTTAAGATAATTAAAGACCGGAATAAATGACAATATCAAAATAATCGTTAGTAACAACCCAACGACAAGACTCACTCGCTTTGTTTTCTTACGATTTGCTGTACGTGAATATTTTTTGACAACATCTTGTTCTTCAAATGATGCATCCCATGGCTTCTCTTGATTTGGATCTTGCTGACTCATTTTAGGGAACCCCCATACTTGTTATTTAGTACTTTAAAGGTATCATAAATAACATTTGAAATAAAATTGTCGCCACATGTCTTTACTTTATATTAAACAGTTGATTCATTTGAAGCTGCCAACCCCTATTTTTTTTATCTATTTGATGTTTCACTTCAGTTTGCGCTAATCCAATCATTGCCGGTTGCCAATCACCATCGCTTGACTCAAATTGCAAGACTTCTCCTGGCACATCTTCATAATGTGTCAAGATAAACCGCCTTAAACCTGTTGATAGCTGCGCATATGTGGCCATTTCATTGATATCTGCTTGTCGACTTTGACGCCGCTGTTCTAATATTGTTGCAATTTGTTGATCAGATTGGCCTTGCTTTTGATAAAAAGCTAACAATTCGTGTTGTTGTTGGGATAACATCTCATTTGTATGCTGATGGTTAATCCAATGACTCAGCACTTGTGTAGACGGAATCGTCGCTGCTAACATGGCATATGCCAACGATTCATCACCAGTTGCATACAACAAAATTGCAACTGCTACTTTGCCATCACGACCCGCTCGACCGAACTCTTGTAAATAAGCCGTTAAATCAGTACTCAAATGATAATGAATCACATAGCGAATATCCCCTTTATCAATCCCCATCCCAAATGCAGAAGTTGCTGTTATCACGTCAACTTGTCCCTGCATAAATTGATGTTGAATACGATATCGGTCGTGTTGATCTAGACCTGCATGATAACTCATGACGGTCAGACCGGTCATTTGTGCCAACCAATGTGCCATTTTTGTTGCCATACGGCGTGACGAAAAATAAATAATACCTGGGCCCTGCAATGCCTTAACTAACGCCAACAGGCGTGCTTGTTTAGCGGCCTCATCAGGTACATGTTCTGTTCTTAAATAGATATTTTCTCGATTAACCGATTGTTGATAATGAAAAAGTGTCGCTTTTGATAAATGAAATGGTTGCAGCATCTCTTTTTGCATCTCAACAGTTGCGGTCGCTGTCAACAAGAGCAATTGTGGTTGCTTTAATGATTGATGTATTTTGGGTAAATTCAAATATTCTGGTCGAAAATCCGGTCCCCAACTCACAATTGTATGTGCTTCATCAACAACTAACAAATTAATCATCACCTTTTGTAGAGCCCTTAAAACTGTTGCCTCACCCAGCATTTCTGGTGAAATAAACAAATAATGATAGCGCGCCAAATTTGATAATACATAGTGTCGTTCAGCATGTGATAAATTTGAGTTAAATGCAATGACTTGCTGTTCACCAGCATAATTTAATCGCACCACCTGATCTTGCATCAGTGATAATAGCGGGCTGACAATAATCACTAATCCTGGCCGAATAGCTCCCATCATCTGATAAATTAAGCTTTTCCCGCCACCCGTTGGTAATACGGCCAAAGTATTTTTCCCAGCAATCAAGGCTTCTAAGATTTCTGCCTGCCCCGTTTTAAATTGATCAAATCCAAAACGGGCATTTAAAATTCGTCGTAAATCATTTTTTTGTGTCATGATCAACGATCCACCTTTGTTTGTTGAATACAATATAATCTGAATTGAAAGAAATCAAGACTGGCATTTTGTTGATGTACAGCTTCGTAATTCCAGTTATCAATTGACCCCTGCAAATTATCATTAAGCCATTGATACGTTTTTTTATCATAAAAGCGCAGATAATCAAATGCTTTTAACGGCACCATAATGGCCGCCGAAAGTAAATGTTCGCGCACAGTACTGACTTTCAACCCCCGATTTCTCACAATCAACTCAATGGATGCCCCTTGCATGAATTCTTGATAAGTTTGCTGCATCGATTGTGACATTAATTGACGTTGACTAAACGGTAACCAAAGCGCCTTTAACGGCGACAACTTTGATTCACGCAAAAAATGGCTTAGTGCTGCATACTGATCTAACTCCCAAAGGCGATAATCTAATCGCGACCAATTCTCATCAAAATTCAGCTGTTCAAAGACACGGCCAGGAATTTGATGTCCAGGCCAACTAGCGACCAAATTATCAGCATCGCTCTCTAGTCGAGTCTGCAAGAATGTCTGCAACGCGTCAACCCAAGTAACCCCCATATCTGTCGATCGATTTTGCTGATACCAACGTTTAACCAGTTGTTGCGTCAATAATGAGCTTGGTAAGGGATAATAAGTTGAATTATGGTAGGCTGACTCTGAAACAACTTGATTAGCTAATAAAAACACCTCACGAAAACCAATAACGTCTGCGACAAATAATTCATGTTTATTTTGAAGCGTATAGTGTTTGGATTGCTGACTCAACATCATCTGTTGTCCTAATGATGTACGGATGAATTGGCCAGGCGCAATTTCTTGAATATATTGTGTCTGTACTAAACGATTGATTGCCTGATTATATTTCTCACGCGATAATTTCGGCCAAATATTTATCAAATATAATAAGTCGTATCTTAAGCCATGATAGTTCGTCGAAACAGTCATCTGATTCCGCAATAGCCCATATAGAACTCGTGCTCGTCGTGGTTGTGATTGATGAAATAACGTTAACAAAAAGGTTTCCATCATTTATCTCCCCTCTACCGTGATTGTAAAAAATAGCCGCTTATAAACTATAAATACCGAAGCAAATAACTTGCTTCGGTATCCAATTAAACCTTTAATGCGCGTTGAATTGGCATTGCCATAATAACTGCTAATCCTGATAAAATAACGCCTTGTAACAAATTAAATGGTACCACTGCCATGATTAAATAATTGAATACACCAAATGTTTTGCTAATATCAAAATTGGCAAATTGTGCATATAGCGGCACCGCATAATAATAATTAAGCGCCACCATCAAAACCGTCGTCAATATTGAGCCAATAACAACCGCACTACTAATACGCAACCAAAGCTGCCAACGCGTCCGCTTTAAATAATAAACCATAATCGTCAACAACAATGCAAACGCCAATATATTCATCGGTAACCCAATATAATCATTGACACCAGCGTTATTTAATAACAATTTTAGGACTGACCGAACGAGTAATATGGCGTAGCCACTTTTTAAGTCCAACAATGTCGCACCAATAAAAATAGGTACAAAGGATAAATCAATTTTTAAAAAAGATACACTTGGAATTATTGGGAATGATGCAAAAACCATTAAAACGAATGCCACCGCCGATAATAATGCAATAACTGTCAATTGACGTGTTTTCATCTTTCTATCCTCACTTTTATAAGCGTCCGGCACTCTTTCGTACTTGCTTTCCAGATTTCAATTGCTGTACTTCCTCATAACGTAATTCACGATATTCTCCTGAAAGTAAATCATTTACCTCCAGCATACCATAGCGTTCGCGATGCAATTTAATCACTGGATGTCCAACAGCTTTCAACATTTCTTTTACTTGATGGTAACGTCCCTCGTGAATTGTTAGCTGAACCGTCGCTGTGCCCTTATGTTTATCAAACTTGACTATTTCCGCACGTGCTTCAGCTGTCTTTTTCCCATCCACTTGAACGCCCAAACGAAGGGCTTTTAAGGCATCG from Weissella diestrammenae includes:
- a CDS encoding LysM peptidoglycan-binding domain-containing protein; amino-acid sequence: MSQQDPNQEKPWDASFEEQDVVKKYSRTANRKKTKRVSLVVGLLLTIILILSFIPVFNYLKELNKPAQTTAVASLSENSTTTSTSKVEKNNSSSKKAASKKDEAKKAASEKAASEKAASEKAASDSEKAASEAAQNTVKLELPSGRPTLFGFAAEHNVSVSDLYNLNPGLTADNYTSWIGKDVKIK
- a CDS encoding RecQ family ATP-dependent DNA helicase, with amino-acid sequence MTQKNDLRRILNARFGFDQFKTGQAEILEALIAGKNTLAVLPTGGGKSLIYQMMGAIRPGLVIIVSPLLSLMQDQVVRLNYAGEQQVIAFNSNLSHAERHYVLSNLARYHYLFISPEMLGEATVLRALQKVMINLLVVDEAHTIVSWGPDFRPEYLNLPKIHQSLKQPQLLLLTATATVEMQKEMLQPFHLSKATLFHYQQSVNRENIYLRTEHVPDEAAKQARLLALVKALQGPGIIYFSSRRMATKMAHWLAQMTGLTVMSYHAGLDQHDRYRIQHQFMQGQVDVITATSAFGMGIDKGDIRYVIHYHLSTDLTAYLQEFGRAGRDGKVAVAILLYATGDESLAYAMLAATIPSTQVLSHWINHQHTNEMLSQQQHELLAFYQKQGQSDQQIATILEQRRQSRQADINEMATYAQLSTGLRRFILTHYEDVPGEVLQFESSDGDWQPAMIGLAQTEVKHQIDKKNRGWQLQMNQLFNIK
- a CDS encoding helix-turn-helix domain-containing protein; amino-acid sequence: MMETFLLTLFHQSQPRRARVLYGLLRNQMTVSTNYHGLRYDLLYLINIWPKLSREKYNQAINRLVQTQYIQEIAPGQFIRTSLGQQMMLSQQSKHYTLQNKHELFVADVIGFREVFLLANQVVSESAYHNSTYYPLPSSLLTQQLVKRWYQQNRSTDMGVTWVDALQTFLQTRLESDADNLVASWPGHQIPGRVFEQLNFDENWSRLDYRLWELDQYAALSHFLRESKLSPLKALWLPFSQRQLMSQSMQQTYQEFMQGASIELIVRNRGLKVSTVREHLLSAAIMVPLKAFDYLRFYDKKTYQWLNDNLQGSIDNWNYEAVHQQNASLDFFQFRLYCIQQTKVDR
- a CDS encoding ECF transporter S component, whose amino-acid sequence is MKTRQLTVIALLSAVAFVLMVFASFPIIPSVSFLKIDLSFVPIFIGATLLDLKSGYAILLVRSVLKLLLNNAGVNDYIGLPMNILAFALLLTIMVYYLKRTRWQLWLRISSAVVIGSILTTVLMVALNYYYAVPLYAQFANFDISKTFGVFNYLIMAVVPFNLLQGVILSGLAVIMAMPIQRALKV